One window of Campylobacter avium LMG 24591 genomic DNA carries:
- a CDS encoding TylF/MycF/NovP-related O-methyltransferase: protein MKKVVIFGAATGGKKVASSLLGKAFNGGGDYEILFFVDNDDKKWGKTMSVCNQLYAIHPPTKLREVEFDKVIVASICGEDIIKQLEKELQIPYEKIDDLFIRQYFMSFEVFLEHFAMYCKAKNVTGDIAELGVYQGDSAKRLNAYFPDKKLYLFDTFEGYMALDIKEKDSEAKNLGDKHLSNTSVALVQSKMPYPNNVVIKKGWFPQSAQGLEQEKFCLVNLDPDLYEPLKAGLDFFYPRLVKGGVLLICGYFSPHAGIKQACDEFCKQHKLSLIPLGFGNFMALVKA, encoded by the coding sequence ATGAAAAAAGTTGTTATCTTTGGAGCTGCCACCGGCGGTAAAAAAGTAGCTTCAAGTCTTTTAGGAAAAGCTTTTAACGGGGGGGGGGATTACGAAATTTTGTTTTTCGTAGATAATGATGATAAAAAATGGGGAAAAACTATGAGTGTTTGCAATCAACTTTATGCTATACATCCTCCAACAAAGCTTAGAGAAGTGGAATTTGACAAGGTTATCGTAGCTTCTATATGCGGAGAAGATATCATCAAACAGCTTGAAAAAGAATTACAAATTCCTTATGAAAAAATAGACGATTTATTTATAAGGCAGTATTTTATGTCCTTTGAGGTATTTTTGGAACATTTTGCCATGTATTGTAAAGCCAAAAATGTAACAGGCGATATTGCCGAACTTGGAGTATATCAAGGTGATTCAGCAAAACGGCTTAATGCTTATTTTCCAGATAAAAAGCTTTATTTGTTTGATACCTTTGAAGGTTATATGGCTCTTGATATTAAGGAAAAAGACAGTGAGGCTAAAAATTTAGGCGATAAGCACCTTAGCAACACCTCTGTAGCTTTGGTGCAAAGCAAAATGCCCTACCCTAACAATGTTGTTATCAAAAAGGGTTGGTTTCCGCAAAGTGCGCAGGGTTTAGAGCAAGAGAAATTTTGCCTTGTAAATCTTGATCCTGATTTATACGAGCCACTTAAGGCGGGACTAGATTTCTTTTATCCAAGGCTTGTTAAAGGCGGGGTGCTACTTATATGTGGATATTTTTCACCTCATGCAGGCATTAAACAAGCCTGTGATGAATTTTGCAAGCAGCACAAGCTAAGCCTTATTCCATTAGGATTTGGGAATTTTATGGCACTTGTAAAGGCGTAG
- the neuB gene encoding N-acetylneuraminate synthase: MKENIKIENIEISYSKPPLVVPEIGINHNGSLEIAKLMVDSAKRAGAKIIKHQTHIIEDEMSKEAKNVIPGNAKISIYEIMKKCALSDKDELALKEYTEKLGLTYISTPFSRAAANRLEDMGVSAYKIGSGECNNYPLLKHIAEFKKPIILSTGMNNIQSISKSVEIFRQHEVPFILLHTTNLYPTPPHLVRLHAMLKLKEKFDCLVGLSDHTTDNLACLGAVALGACVLERHFTDSMQRKGPDIICSMDEKALKELIEQSEKMFLMRGMNKDKEAAKEEQVTIDFAFASVVSTKAIKKGEILSKENIWVKRPGKGGIPASEFEALLGKKASKDIEADVQLKYGDFI; this comes from the coding sequence ATGAAAGAAAATATAAAAATAGAAAATATTGAAATTTCTTACTCAAAGCCTCCATTAGTGGTGCCAGAAATAGGCATAAACCATAATGGAAGCTTAGAAATAGCAAAATTAATGGTAGATAGTGCTAAAAGAGCGGGTGCAAAAATTATCAAACACCAAACACACATCATAGAAGATGAAATGAGCAAAGAAGCCAAAAATGTCATACCGGGCAATGCTAAGATAAGCATATATGAAATCATGAAAAAATGCGCTTTAAGTGATAAGGACGAACTGGCTTTAAAAGAATACACCGAAAAACTAGGGCTTACATACATTAGCACCCCTTTTTCAAGAGCGGCGGCAAATCGCTTAGAGGATATGGGCGTAAGTGCCTATAAAATAGGCTCTGGTGAGTGCAATAACTATCCTTTATTAAAGCACATAGCAGAATTTAAAAAGCCTATAATTTTAAGCACGGGCATGAATAACATACAATCCATTTCCAAAAGTGTTGAAATTTTTAGACAACATGAAGTGCCTTTTATACTCCTACATACGACCAATCTTTATCCAACCCCGCCTCACCTTGTAAGACTTCATGCAATGTTAAAACTTAAAGAGAAATTTGATTGTTTGGTGGGCCTAAGCGATCATACTACTGATAATCTAGCCTGTCTTGGAGCAGTGGCTTTGGGAGCTTGTGTCTTAGAAAGACATTTTACTGACAGCATGCAAAGAAAGGGACCTGATATAATATGTTCCATGGATGAGAAGGCCTTAAAAGAGCTGATAGAACAAAGCGAAAAGATGTTTTTAATGCGTGGCATGAACAAGGACAAAGAGGCTGCAAAAGAAGAGCAAGTTACTATAGATTTTGCTTTTGCCAGCGTAGTTAGCACAAAGGCTATAAAAAAGGGAGAAATTTTAAGCAAAGAAAATATTTGGGTAAAAAGACCGGGCAAAGGAGGAATTCCTGCTAGCGAGTTTGAAGCCTTACTAGGCAAGAAAGCATCAAAAGATATAGAGGCTGATGTGCAGCTAAAATACGGAGATTTTATTTGA
- a CDS encoding glycosyltransferase family 8 protein has protein sequence MFHIVLSVDDNYIKYSAVLMSNIIKTINKENYNTKAPIYFHIFTDASLSSLSKDNLDILEKNLSKIYPCKIKMHLIDEDIFKKRTSNMVRGKYSAFYRLLIGSILDKKIEKCLILDVDMLVLSDIRECFYIDLKDNIVAACGHNTKRPSCTSKQGNKNLDFDGFYLNMGFVLVDLKKYREEKIEDKCFDFIENYDIPITPEEYTLNVVLNGRILQLRHEWNLSFSYLDTQRISFKDETKNRPVINYTKADFEQAIKNPKIIHFTYGGSFPKPWQELGKTTNPLHYHPDNNKYRQIWWEFAICTFAYEEHFKKSKIDIEHKFFTNLTTSILPKINENVKLIEKLQRFEKDIMLQNKQEKEQKVFALNSAKTRIHSHLAYKLGQALILNSKSLKGYIRMPYVLSYIKDKHKAEQKAYNEKISKNPSLKLPPLQSYPDYKEALKEKECITYKLGEALIQNMKRGAFKYMRFYLDVRRIKKEFKLKSQS, from the coding sequence ATGTTTCACATAGTCTTAAGTGTGGATGATAATTATATAAAATACAGTGCTGTTTTAATGAGCAATATCATAAAAACAATCAATAAAGAAAATTATAATACAAAAGCACCTATATATTTTCATATTTTTACGGATGCTTCTTTAAGTAGCCTGTCAAAAGATAATTTAGATATTTTAGAAAAAAACCTATCTAAAATTTACCCTTGCAAAATCAAAATGCACCTTATAGATGAAGATATATTTAAAAAACGCACTAGTAATATGGTTAGAGGTAAATACAGTGCATTTTATAGACTGTTAATTGGAAGTATTTTAGACAAGAAAATAGAAAAATGCCTCATTTTAGATGTAGACATGTTGGTTTTAAGTGATATTAGAGAATGTTTTTATATAGATCTTAAAGATAATATAGTAGCTGCTTGCGGACATAACACAAAAAGACCTTCATGCACGTCAAAACAAGGCAATAAAAATTTAGATTTTGATGGCTTTTATTTAAATATGGGTTTTGTTTTGGTGGATTTGAAAAAATACAGAGAGGAAAAGATAGAGGATAAATGCTTTGATTTTATAGAAAACTATGATATTCCAATCACACCTGAAGAATATACCTTAAATGTTGTTTTAAATGGCCGTATTTTACAATTAAGACATGAGTGGAATTTAAGCTTTTCTTATCTAGATACACAAAGAATAAGTTTTAAAGATGAAACAAAAAATAGACCTGTAATAAACTACACAAAAGCAGATTTTGAACAAGCTATTAAAAATCCAAAAATAATACATTTTACATATGGCGGCTCTTTTCCTAAGCCTTGGCAAGAGCTTGGAAAAACAACAAATCCTCTACATTATCATCCGGATAATAATAAATATAGACAAATATGGTGGGAATTTGCTATTTGCACTTTTGCATATGAAGAACACTTCAAAAAAAGCAAAATAGATATTGAACATAAATTTTTTACAAATTTAACCACAAGCATACTGCCTAAAATTAATGAAAATGTAAAGTTAATAGAAAAGTTGCAAAGATTTGAAAAAGATATTATGTTACAAAACAAGCAAGAAAAAGAACAAAAAGTATTTGCATTAAATTCAGCCAAAACAAGAATTCACTCTCACCTAGCCTATAAACTTGGACAAGCTTTGATATTAAATTCAAAGTCTTTAAAAGGCTACATAAGAATGCCTTATGTTTTATCTTATATAAAAGATAAGCACAAAGCCGAACAAAAAGCTTACAATGAAAAAATTTCAAAAAATCCTTCTTTAAAACTTCCTCCTTTGCAAAGTTATCCAGACTACAAAGAAGCCTTAAAAGAAAAGGAATGTATCACTTATAAACTTGGCGAAGCACTTATACAAAACATGAAACGGGGGGCATTCAAATATATGAGGTTTTATTTAGATGTGCGTAGGATTAAAAAAGAATTTAAGCTCAAATCGCAGAGCTAA
- the neuC gene encoding UDP-N-acetylglucosamine 2-epimerase gives MKKDKKKIVFVTGTRADFSKIKSLMHKVENSTDFELFIFVTGMHLSSYFGYTIGEVEKNGFKNIFKFINYDKYYQMDKALAITIDGFSRFINEVKPDLIVVHGDRIEPLAAAITGSLNNILVAHIEGGEISGTIDDSLRHAISKLAHIHLVNDERAKKVLMQLGEDEDCIFIIGSPDMELLEQNTISLDEAKKYYDINFQEYSIVIFHPVTTEFMSMKEQSENLVRALKESKKNYIIIYPNNDLGFEFIMQAYENLHKLSNFKLFPSLRFEYFITLLKNADCIIGNSSCILKEALYLNIPGILVGSRQDGRVGSENVIKVNSKYEEILNAIFTAHKKNHKKSKHIEILNSSERFFSYLKSGAFFKVKRQKKFNSIYK, from the coding sequence TTGAAAAAAGATAAGAAAAAAATAGTCTTTGTTACAGGCACAAGAGCAGATTTTTCTAAGATAAAATCTTTGATGCACAAGGTAGAGAATTCTACGGATTTCGAACTTTTTATCTTTGTTACAGGAATGCATTTAAGCTCTTATTTTGGCTACACAATCGGAGAGGTAGAAAAAAATGGCTTCAAAAATATTTTTAAATTCATAAACTATGATAAATATTACCAAATGGACAAAGCCCTTGCCATTACAATTGATGGTTTTTCAAGATTTATAAACGAGGTAAAACCTGATTTAATCGTAGTGCATGGCGATAGGATAGAACCCTTAGCAGCAGCCATTACAGGTAGCCTAAATAATATCTTAGTAGCTCACATAGAGGGCGGAGAAATTTCTGGAACCATAGATGATAGTCTAAGGCATGCCATATCAAAGTTAGCTCACATTCATCTCGTAAATGATGAAAGGGCTAAAAAAGTTCTTATGCAACTTGGTGAGGATGAGGACTGTATATTTATCATAGGTTCGCCAGATATGGAGCTTTTAGAGCAAAATACCATTTCACTTGATGAGGCCAAAAAATACTACGATATAAACTTTCAAGAATACAGCATAGTAATCTTTCACCCTGTAACAACTGAATTTATGTCCATGAAAGAGCAAAGCGAAAATTTAGTCCGCGCGCTTAAAGAAAGCAAGAAAAATTACATAATAATTTATCCTAATAATGATTTGGGCTTTGAGTTCATTATGCAAGCTTATGAAAATTTGCACAAACTAAGCAATTTTAAGCTTTTTCCCTCGCTTAGATTTGAGTATTTTATCACTCTTTTAAAAAACGCAGACTGTATCATAGGAAATTCCAGCTGCATACTAAAAGAAGCACTTTATCTAAATATACCTGGCATTTTAGTAGGCTCTAGACAAGATGGAAGAGTTGGTAGCGAAAATGTTATAAAAGTAAATTCCAAATATGAAGAAATTTTAAATGCTATATTTACAGCACATAAGAAAAATCATAAAAAATCAAAACATATAGAGATACTAAACAGCTCTGAAAGGTTTTTTAGCTACCTAAAAAGCGGTGCATTTTTCAAGGTAAAAAGACAGAAAAAATTTAATTCTATATATAAATAA
- the fumC gene encoding class II fumarate hydratase has product MQYRIEKDTMGEIKVPDDKYWGAQTERSLENFRIGIEKMPKVLIYAFANLKKAAAIVNNRLKNGLDDERKDAIVKACDEVLAGKFDDNFPLAIWQTGSGTQSNMNVNEVIANRATEILGKDFRKEKFVHPNDHVNRGQSSNDTFPTAMSVVAVEQVEKKLIPAIDVLIATFKKKVEEFKDIIKIGRTHLQDATPLTLGQEFSGYLSMLEHSKQQILESLPTLRELAIGGTAVGTGLNAPSKFSDEVSAELTKLVGVKFVGSPNKFHALTSHDAITFTHGAMKGLAANLMKIANDIRWLASGPRCGIGELSIPENEPGSSIMPGKVNPTQCEALTMVAVQVMGNDTTIGFAASQGNFELNVFKPVIIYNFLQSLDLLADSMLSFNEHCAVGIVANKDKIEHNLKNSLMLVTALNPHIGYENAAKIAKNAHKKGISLKESAIELNLVSESDYDKFVVPANMIHPIDK; this is encoded by the coding sequence ATGCAGTATAGAATCGAAAAAGATACTATGGGAGAGATAAAGGTTCCTGATGATAAGTATTGGGGAGCTCAAACTGAGAGGTCTTTAGAAAATTTTAGAATAGGCATAGAAAAAATGCCAAAGGTTTTAATCTATGCTTTTGCAAATTTAAAAAAGGCAGCTGCTATAGTAAATAATAGGCTTAAAAATGGGCTTGATGATGAGAGAAAAGACGCCATAGTAAAGGCTTGTGATGAGGTTTTAGCTGGTAAGTTTGATGATAATTTTCCTCTTGCTATATGGCAAACAGGCTCAGGCACACAAAGCAATATGAATGTAAATGAAGTAATAGCAAACCGCGCTACTGAAATACTTGGCAAGGATTTTAGAAAAGAAAAATTCGTGCATCCAAATGACCATGTAAATAGAGGCCAAAGCTCAAATGATACCTTTCCAACGGCTATGAGCGTGGTTGCGGTAGAACAGGTAGAAAAAAAGCTAATACCTGCTATAGATGTGCTTATAGCTACCTTTAAGAAAAAGGTTGAAGAATTTAAAGACATCATAAAGATAGGTAGAACTCACTTACAAGATGCAACCCCTCTTACCTTGGGACAAGAATTTAGCGGGTATTTGTCTATGTTAGAGCATTCAAAGCAACAAATTTTAGAGTCCTTGCCTACATTAAGAGAATTAGCCATAGGCGGAACCGCAGTTGGAACAGGGCTTAACGCGCCTTCAAAATTTAGTGATGAGGTAAGTGCTGAACTTACAAAGCTTGTGGGCGTAAAATTTGTGGGCAGTCCTAATAAATTCCACGCTCTTACAAGCCACGATGCTATAACCTTTACCCACGGAGCTATGAAGGGCTTGGCTGCAAATTTAATGAAGATAGCAAACGATATAAGATGGTTAGCAAGTGGTCCTAGATGTGGTATAGGAGAGCTTAGCATACCAGAAAATGAGCCGGGAAGCTCTATAATGCCGGGTAAGGTAAATCCTACTCAGTGCGAGGCTCTTACTATGGTGGCTGTGCAGGTTATGGGAAATGATACGACTATTGGTTTTGCGGCCTCTCAAGGAAATTTCGAGCTAAATGTCTTTAAGCCTGTTATCATATATAATTTCTTACAAAGTCTTGATTTGCTAGCTGATTCTATGCTTTCATTTAATGAGCACTGTGCTGTTGGTATAGTAGCAAACAAAGACAAGATAGAGCACAATCTTAAAAATTCACTTATGCTAGTAACTGCCTTAAATCCTCACATAGGCTATGAAAATGCAGCTAAAATAGCTAAAAACGCCCACAAAAAAGGCATTTCCTTAAAGGAATCTGCTATAGAGCTTAATCTTGTTAGTGAAAGTGATTACGATAAATTTGTAGTCCCTGCTAATATGATACATCCTATAGATAAGTGA
- a CDS encoding glycosyltransferase, with protein MKDKNNINDLINTKANEEKIENNISPKVSIIVPIYNVEKYLRQCLDSIVNQSLKDIEIILVDDGSTDSCPSICDEYASKDKRIIVIHKENKGLGAAYNTGLDIAKGEYIGFVESDDFIELNMYEELYKRAVETGVEVVIGGFYFVNNGVKKPETSILNSVNKDIFDVYSCPQMLNTHSSVWSKIYKKDFLNKNNIKFNDFNSENFGYYCDIPFWTTICCVCNKFSKVDKILYNYRIDNPNASSVNSRNDSTLLNIIPALHDTLNISKTYNKYEQLKENIVFCIAYTAIRYFFNIDYKYKKEFFDKFRKLALELDVNDNFKFLLFDMKIRRHILAKDLLNACLNNDYDAIYTQLLDAQLNSKDRFKKRLDYRLGCVLAHSCKNIRNFIMLPYDLANEYKSYKKEYIEEFVPLDKCIDYKHSIPLKNHLSYILGSELVKTKNIRSALTLPFRLGKALINKKKAKPQPTLINISTQLNELQTMMYELRSDVLASVIHPNVFSEYRNLHANEDIVLFGNGASANYYKIIKNAIHIGVNRAFKMNKINFKYFFVQHALYPEGSYELEQYIEDNKNTSFFLGMLPVTFTWNNTHYRHNPDIYAKFKNVKPYIIRKHGKIWATDISYEPIGDFESVIFAALQFACYLNAKRIYLVGCDCSTSYFYKTKQHEQIMYHSQINTWKAIKPLIQRLYPHIQIISINPIGLKDVFKDVYTDEFKKDFRCFT; from the coding sequence ATGAAAGATAAAAACAATATAAATGATTTAATAAATACTAAAGCAAATGAAGAAAAGATAGAAAATAATATTTCTCCAAAAGTTTCAATAATAGTTCCCATATACAATGTAGAAAAATATCTAAGACAGTGTCTTGATAGTATAGTAAATCAAAGCTTAAAAGATATAGAAATAATCTTAGTAGATGATGGTTCTACTGATTCTTGTCCTAGTATATGTGATGAGTATGCTAGTAAGGATAAAAGAATAATAGTCATTCATAAAGAAAACAAAGGTTTAGGTGCTGCTTATAATACAGGACTTGATATAGCCAAAGGAGAATATATAGGCTTTGTAGAATCTGATGATTTTATAGAGTTAAATATGTATGAGGAGTTGTATAAGAGAGCGGTAGAAACTGGGGTGGAGGTTGTAATAGGTGGATTTTATTTTGTAAATAACGGAGTAAAAAAGCCTGAAACAAGTATTTTAAATTCTGTAAACAAAGATATTTTTGATGTATACTCATGTCCGCAAATGCTTAATACACATTCTTCTGTATGGTCAAAAATATATAAAAAAGATTTTTTAAATAAAAACAATATAAAATTTAATGATTTTAATAGTGAAAATTTTGGGTATTACTGCGATATACCATTTTGGACTACAATTTGTTGCGTGTGCAATAAATTTTCAAAAGTTGATAAGATACTGTACAACTATAGAATTGATAACCCAAATGCCTCATCTGTAAATTCTAGAAATGATAGCACTTTGCTGAACATAATCCCGGCACTACATGATACATTAAATATAAGCAAAACTTACAACAAATACGAACAATTAAAAGAAAATATTGTTTTTTGCATAGCATATACGGCCATAAGGTATTTTTTTAATATAGACTACAAATACAAAAAAGAATTTTTTGACAAATTTAGAAAACTTGCCCTAGAACTAGATGTCAACGACAATTTTAAATTTTTACTTTTTGATATGAAAATTAGACGACATATCCTAGCAAAAGATCTTTTAAATGCTTGTTTAAACAATGATTATGACGCAATTTATACTCAATTACTAGACGCACAATTAAATTCTAAAGATAGATTTAAAAAAAGATTGGATTATAGATTAGGTTGTGTTCTGGCACACAGTTGTAAAAATATTAGAAATTTCATTATGCTGCCTTATGATTTGGCAAATGAATATAAATCTTACAAAAAAGAATATATAGAAGAATTTGTACCCTTAGACAAATGTATAGACTACAAACACAGCATTCCTCTTAAAAATCACTTAAGCTACATACTTGGCAGCGAGTTGGTTAAGACTAAAAATATTCGTTCTGCCTTAACTCTACCATTTAGACTTGGCAAGGCATTGATAAATAAAAAGAAAGCTAAGCCACAACCAACGCTTATAAATATTTCTACACAGCTAAATGAACTTCAGACGATGATGTATGAACTGAGGTCTGATGTATTGGCCAGTGTAATTCATCCCAATGTATTTAGCGAATATAGAAATTTACACGCTAATGAAGATATTGTGTTGTTTGGGAATGGTGCAAGTGCAAACTACTATAAAATTATAAAAAATGCAATTCATATAGGCGTTAATAGAGCTTTTAAAATGAATAAGATTAATTTTAAATACTTTTTTGTTCAACATGCTTTATATCCAGAAGGTAGCTATGAACTGGAACAATATATTGAAGACAACAAAAACACAAGCTTTTTTCTGGGTATGCTACCAGTAACTTTCACTTGGAATAATACCCATTATAGACACAATCCTGATATTTATGCAAAATTTAAAAATGTAAAACCGTATATAATTAGAAAACACGGAAAAATATGGGCAACAGATATAAGCTACGAGCCTATTGGCGATTTTGAGTCTGTTATTTTTGCTGCATTGCAATTCGCTTGCTACTTAAATGCCAAACGCATTTATCTTGTAGGTTGTGATTGCTCTACTTCGTATTTTTATAAAACAAAGCAGCATGAACAAATAATGTATCATTCGCAAATAAACACTTGGAAAGCAATCAAACCGCTCATACAAAGACTATATCCTCATATACAAATCATATCTATTAATCCTATCGGGCTTAAAGATGTTTTTAAAGATGTTTATACAGATGAGTTTAAAAAGGATTTCAGATGTTTCACATAG
- a CDS encoding formyltransferase family protein, producing MKSVIILTSDSLRHSFMRKAIAMDENIKVLKTYCERQKHILYSLATTDLQSRHLRQRDLSEKDFFEAFVNLSPDYSNPVSIEKNEVNEAHIVKEICSLNPDLIIAYGCSIIKAPIIRAFHNRILNVHLGLSPYYRGSGTNYFPFVNKELECVGATFMYMDEGIDTGDIIHQIQAKIYPNDDIHSIGNRLISHLAKIYIDITNNYEKLEKIPQPENKFSGKLYKNKDFTSSSLEQIYANFKNGMIDEYLSGKKEIKLYQNPYLLSLGEKK from the coding sequence ATGAAAAGCGTCATTATACTTACAAGCGATAGTTTAAGACATAGCTTTATGAGAAAAGCAATAGCCATGGATGAAAACATAAAGGTTTTAAAAACTTACTGCGAAAGACAAAAACACATACTTTATAGCTTGGCCACAACAGACTTGCAAAGCAGACATCTTAGACAAAGGGATCTTAGTGAAAAGGATTTCTTTGAAGCTTTTGTAAATTTAAGCCCAGATTACTCAAATCCTGTGTCAATAGAAAAAAATGAAGTCAATGAAGCGCACATAGTAAAGGAGATATGCTCTTTAAATCCTGATTTAATCATTGCTTATGGCTGTTCGATTATTAAAGCTCCTATTATTAGAGCTTTTCATAATAGAATTCTTAATGTTCATCTGGGGCTATCGCCTTATTACAGAGGCAGTGGGACAAACTACTTTCCCTTTGTAAATAAGGAGCTAGAATGCGTTGGAGCCACTTTTATGTATATGGATGAAGGCATAGATACAGGGGATATAATACATCAAATTCAAGCAAAAATTTATCCAAACGATGATATACACAGCATAGGCAATAGGCTCATAAGCCATCTTGCTAAGATATACATAGATATAACTAATAATTATGAAAAATTAGAAAAAATACCTCAGCCAGAAAATAAATTTAGTGGCAAATTATATAAAAATAAAGATTTCACAAGCTCTTCCCTTGAGCAAATTTATGCAAATTTTAAAAACGGTATGATAGATGAATATTTAAGCGGCAAAAAAGAAATCAAGCTTTATCAAAATCCTTATTTGCTGTCCTTAGGAGAGAAAAAATGA
- a CDS encoding cytidylyltransferase domain-containing protein, protein MTLALIPARAGSKGIKNKNLVLLNSKPLLYYTIEAAKNANCIDEILLSSDGDEILNYGKTQGIKTLRRPKELALDDSTSDELILHALQAYKKFENVILLQPTSPFRTALHIDEAFNKFKQEKAQALISVLECDNKILKAFILDENNKLQGICNNTFPFIARQKLPKTYMSNGAIYIIKTKDFLKNHTFLQEKTSYYLMDEKCSIDIDNKEDLKRANEILKSQVSKTTKGL, encoded by the coding sequence ATGACCTTAGCATTGATACCCGCAAGAGCTGGCAGCAAAGGGATAAAAAACAAAAATCTAGTCCTGTTAAATAGCAAACCTTTGCTTTACTACACAATTGAGGCTGCTAAAAATGCTAACTGTATAGATGAAATTCTCTTAAGTTCTGATGGGGATGAAATTTTAAACTACGGCAAAACTCAGGGCATAAAGACCTTACGACGACCAAAGGAACTAGCCCTAGATGATAGCACCAGCGATGAGCTTATTTTACATGCTTTGCAAGCATACAAAAAGTTCGAAAATGTAATTTTGCTGCAACCCACCTCACCATTTAGAACGGCCTTGCACATAGATGAAGCTTTTAACAAATTTAAGCAAGAAAAGGCACAGGCATTAATTAGCGTGCTAGAATGCGATAATAAAATTTTAAAAGCCTTTATCTTGGATGAAAATAACAAGCTACAAGGAATTTGCAATAATACCTTTCCTTTTATAGCTAGACAAAAACTTCCAAAAACTTACATGAGCAACGGAGCAATATACATAATCAAGACAAAAGACTTTTTAAAAAATCATACTTTCTTGCAAGAAAAGACAAGCTATTATCTAATGGATGAAAAATGCAGTATAGATATAGACAATAAAGAGGATTTAAAAAGAGCAAATGAAATTTTAAAATCCCAAGTAAGTAAAACAACAAAAGGGCTCTAA
- a CDS encoding polysaccharide deacetylase family protein → MKVIMYHYVRSSSKDFPFFRYLSVENFCKQLDYFEKEFGFVKFEDFLKLKEDLSCFIKVKDKILLTFDDGLIDHFNFVLPELVKRGLFALFFVPTAIYEREKALDVHRIHYLLGRNGGGGLMSFVKNILDDDMLEQDKIELFKQKTYTKQDNDSLTTEFKKLFNYYIKYEYKEAILDKIVNEFSNDKEIFSSLYMSIDNLKSMHKQGMIIGSHSCNHLVFSKLKEKEQEKEIEDSFDFLESILKKLYIKTFCYPYGGFHTFTKFTEQTLQKQGVSFSFNVESRDVSLDDVKNRAQALPRYDCNEFCFGKANLG, encoded by the coding sequence ATGAAAGTTATTATGTATCACTATGTAAGAAGTTCTAGCAAGGATTTTCCATTTTTTAGGTATTTAAGCGTGGAGAATTTTTGCAAACAACTTGATTATTTTGAAAAGGAATTTGGCTTTGTCAAATTTGAAGATTTTTTAAAACTCAAAGAAGATTTGTCATGCTTTATCAAGGTAAAAGATAAAATTTTGCTTACTTTTGATGATGGCTTGATAGATCATTTCAACTTCGTTTTACCTGAGCTGGTAAAAAGAGGGCTTTTTGCCTTATTTTTTGTTCCAACAGCTATTTATGAGAGAGAAAAAGCCTTGGATGTGCATAGAATTCATTATTTATTAGGTAGAAACGGGGGGGGGGGGTTGATGTCCTTTGTTAAAAATATTTTAGATGATGATATGCTAGAACAAGATAAAATAGAGCTTTTCAAGCAAAAAACCTACACAAAGCAAGATAACGATAGCTTGACAACGGAATTTAAAAAACTCTTTAATTACTACATAAAATACGAATACAAAGAAGCTATCTTAGATAAGATAGTAAATGAATTCTCAAATGATAAGGAAATTTTTTCCAGTCTTTATATGAGTATAGATAACTTAAAATCAATGCATAAGCAAGGAATGATCATAGGTTCTCACTCTTGCAATCACCTTGTATTTTCTAAGCTCAAAGAAAAAGAACAAGAAAAGGAGATTGAAGACTCTTTTGACTTTTTAGAAAGCATTTTAAAAAAGCTTTATATCAAGACCTTTTGTTATCCTTATGGTGGTTTTCACACTTTTACGAAATTTACAGAACAAACACTGCAAAAACAAGGCGTAAGCTTTTCATTTAATGTAGAATCAAGGGATGTAAGTTTAGATGATGTAAAAAACAGAGCACAAGCATTGCCAAGATATGACTGTAATGAATTTTGCTTTGGCAAGGCAAATTTAGGATGA